The following are from one region of the Jeongeupia sp. USM3 genome:
- the grxD gene encoding Grx4 family monothiol glutaredoxin: MSAQDTIRQTITANPVVLYMKGTPQFPMCGFSAGAVQILKNCGVPFAAVNVLEDPEVRQGIKEFANWPTIPQLYIKGEFVGGSDIMKELFASGELQKMLEGIEG, translated from the coding sequence GAGCGCACAAGACACCATCCGCCAGACCATCACCGCCAACCCGGTCGTGCTCTACATGAAGGGCACGCCGCAATTCCCGATGTGCGGCTTCTCCGCCGGCGCCGTGCAGATCCTCAAGAACTGCGGCGTGCCGTTCGCCGCCGTCAACGTGCTCGAGGACCCGGAAGTCCGCCAGGGCATCAAGGAATTCGCCAACTGGCCGACGATTCCGCAGCTCTACATCAAGGGCGAATTCGTCGGCGGCTCGGACATCATGAAAGAGCTGTTCGCATCGGGCGAACTGCAGAAGATGCTCGAAGGCATCGAAGGCTGA
- a CDS encoding DMT family transporter translates to MQLVYFLLATAIGLVIPLQAAVNNHVRLLIGGSTVLAALVSFAVGTLVLAIAAIATGQRWAGLANLSHASAWQLSGGVLGAFFVFGSTLIAPRIGVAAMISLIIAGQVCASLLFDRFGILGMPLRDIGGWRMLGALLVVVGVALVNFGDRLPH, encoded by the coding sequence ATGCAACTGGTGTATTTCCTGCTCGCGACCGCGATAGGTCTTGTCATCCCGCTGCAGGCAGCGGTCAACAATCACGTCAGGCTGCTGATCGGCGGCAGCACGGTGCTGGCGGCGCTGGTGTCGTTCGCCGTCGGTACGCTCGTGCTCGCAATCGCCGCAATCGCCACCGGCCAGCGCTGGGCGGGGCTCGCCAACCTGTCCCACGCCAGCGCGTGGCAGCTATCCGGCGGCGTGCTCGGCGCCTTCTTCGTTTTCGGCTCGACCCTGATCGCGCCGCGGATCGGCGTCGCGGCGATGATCTCGCTGATCATTGCCGGCCAGGTCTGCGCATCGCTGCTGTTCGACCGCTTCGGCATCCTCGGCATGCCGCTGCGCGACATCGGCGGCTGGCGGATGCTCGGCGCGCTGCTGGTCGTCGTCGGCGTGGCGCTGGTCAATTTCGGCGACCGGCTGCCGCACTGA
- a CDS encoding VOC family protein, translated as MQTITPFLWFDGNAEEAATFYVSVFPNSRITDTLRYGDGMPFPKGTALTVGFDLDGLRFTALNGGPQYRFSPATSFVVHCDDQAGIDRYWEALGERGQYQQCGWLTDRFGVSWQVVPRDLAALLGGDDQTAAGRAMQALMTMTRIDIAALQAARAGG; from the coding sequence ATGCAAACGATCACGCCCTTCCTCTGGTTCGACGGCAACGCCGAGGAGGCCGCAACGTTCTACGTGTCGGTCTTCCCGAACTCGCGCATCACCGACACGCTGCGCTACGGCGACGGCATGCCGTTTCCGAAAGGGACGGCGCTGACCGTCGGCTTCGACCTCGACGGCCTGCGCTTCACCGCACTCAACGGCGGGCCGCAGTACCGCTTCTCGCCGGCGACGTCCTTCGTCGTCCACTGCGACGATCAGGCCGGCATCGACCGCTACTGGGAAGCGCTCGGCGAGCGCGGCCAGTACCAGCAGTGCGGCTGGCTCACCGACCGCTTCGGCGTGAGCTGGCAGGTGGTGCCGCGCGACCTGGCCGCACTGCTCGGCGGCGACGATCAGACCGCGGCCGGCCGGGCGATGCAGGCGCTGATGACGATGACCCGGATCGACATCGCCGCATTGCAGGCCGCACGGGCTGGCGGATAG
- a CDS encoding DUF3291 domain-containing protein, translated as MPTYQLAQLNIATLLAPLDSPQLAGFVAELDRINALAEAAPGFVWRLQDEAGDATAIRPFGDDVLVNMSVWDGVDALHDYVYRSDHAQIFKRRREWFDKMRDAYMVLWWVPAGHVPTSEEAAQRLAHLRQHGPTPYAFTFRDPCPPPDAVAEAAGALPQ; from the coding sequence GTGCCGACGTACCAGCTTGCCCAACTGAACATCGCCACCCTGCTGGCCCCGCTCGACTCGCCGCAGCTCGCCGGCTTCGTCGCCGAGCTGGACCGGATCAACGCGCTGGCCGAAGCCGCACCGGGCTTCGTCTGGCGGCTGCAGGACGAAGCCGGCGACGCCACCGCGATCCGGCCGTTCGGCGACGACGTCCTCGTCAACATGTCGGTGTGGGACGGCGTCGATGCGCTGCACGACTATGTCTACCGTTCGGACCACGCGCAGATCTTCAAGCGCCGCCGCGAATGGTTCGACAAGATGCGCGATGCCTACATGGTGTTGTGGTGGGTACCGGCCGGCCACGTGCCGACCAGCGAGGAAGCGGCACAGCGGCTGGCCCACCTGCGCCAGCATGGTCCGACCCCGTACGCGTTCACGTTCCGCGATCCCTGTCCGCCGCCGGATGCCGTCGCCGAGGCGGCCGGCGCGCTGCCGCAATGA
- a CDS encoding YegP family protein: MSGKYELKQAKDGQYMFNLKAANGQVILTSELYKTKASAENGIESVRTNSPLEERYERRENKNGEPYFVLKAANHQEIGRSEYYSSKAAMENGIESVKKNGPDSPVVEA; this comes from the coding sequence ATGTCGGGCAAGTACGAACTCAAGCAGGCCAAGGACGGCCAGTACATGTTCAACCTCAAGGCTGCCAACGGTCAGGTGATCCTGACCAGCGAGCTGTACAAGACCAAGGCGTCGGCCGAGAACGGCATCGAGTCGGTCAGGACCAACTCGCCGCTCGAAGAGCGCTACGAGCGCCGCGAGAACAAGAACGGCGAGCCGTATTTCGTCCTCAAGGCCGCCAACCACCAGGAAATCGGCCGCAGCGAGTACTACAGCAGCAAGGCGGCCATGGAGAACGGCATCGAGTCGGTGAAGAAGAACGGCCCGGATTCGCCGGTCGTCGAAGCCTGA